A single region of the Govania unica genome encodes:
- a CDS encoding DUF2141 domain-containing protein: MTERIVGKILGLFLLLGAATPLLAGEVILGPHPEICKAGSTVPALLVHVEGFKDRKGQVRLELYSDQADDFLADRDDLLARHAVFVRIDVPTPAEGPVAICLQPPGAGQYSLMVLHDRDYNKKFTLFTDGVGFSNNPRLGLSKPSVKDVIFSVGGGVKDLTVVLNYMHGLTPRPVSRPK, translated from the coding sequence ATGACAGAGCGGATTGTCGGGAAAATACTGGGTCTGTTTTTGCTGCTTGGGGCGGCTACGCCGCTTTTGGCGGGGGAAGTTATTCTTGGTCCTCACCCGGAGATCTGCAAGGCCGGGTCTACGGTCCCGGCGCTTCTTGTTCATGTGGAGGGATTCAAGGATCGCAAAGGGCAGGTCCGGCTGGAGCTTTATTCCGATCAGGCTGATGATTTTCTGGCCGATCGTGATGATCTTCTGGCGCGTCACGCGGTTTTTGTGCGTATCGACGTTCCCACTCCGGCAGAGGGGCCTGTGGCCATTTGCCTGCAACCGCCGGGGGCAGGACAGTACAGCCTGATGGTCCTGCATGATCGGGATTATAATAAGAAATTTACGTTATTCACGGATGGCGTGGGGTTTTCAAACAATCCGCGCTTGGGTTTATCCAAGCCGTCGGTTAAGGATGTCATCTTCTCCGTAGGGGGGGGTGTCAAAGACCTTACGGTTGTTTTGAATTACATGCATGGACTGACCCCGCGTCCTGTGAGCCGCCCGAAATAA